TTCTTTTTTAAAGAGACCCCTCCCATCTTGAAGTTAAACTTTACTCTTTTTCTATATTATATACAGATTTCTCTTTTATTTTCTCTTGAATATACTTGCAGTAAGAAATACAATTATAAGCAAGCCTATAATTTCTGAGATAAAAACCTCTCTATATCGTGGGTCGTATGCTCTACTGAAAACTATCATCAAATACTCTATAAAACTCCCTGAAATCGTATCTTTCGGAAATTCCCAACCAAAAAGGGGCCAGAAAAATGCTCCTGGGTAATTCCACATCTCATCTTCAAGAAGGTGGCAAAAAGATGCTCCTGAAATAACCAGGAGTTCAGGTTTACCCCGGTTATACAGATAATACCCTGCCAGAACCAGCAGAAAGCCAAAAAGTAAAGTATGGGCAAAGATACGTCCACTTCCTATAATGTCAAAAAGAATTATCCTGCCGAGGGGTTTATCAATAAAATCTGGAAGAAGCGCCCCAAATGCAATCCATGGAAAGTATGCCATGAAGTTATTTTTTGAAGATAAGCGGTTCAGGAGGTAGAAAATTCCCAGAGTAATTCCAATATGTCCAAATATTAGCATCAGACTAAATATAGTTACTAACTTATTAATTATTTTGCTGCCGGCTTGCCTGATGACCTGCCGGCACAACTTTAAGTCATATACCAGAAAGGATTTCTCAAGCCTGGACTTCGGCTACGAGTTTCTCTACCAGTTCCTGCCGGATTGCAGTTCTTCTGTCTCCTCCGCAAACCATGCCCCTGACGCCAATAATATCTGGTCCTATCCTCTCAAGTATCGGAAGATCTTCAAATTTTAGTGAACCTGCAATTGCGTTTTCAAGCCCGTGCTCATGGGCAAGGTCGGTAAATTTTTTAAGTTCTTTCTCATCCATGAACTCAAAAGTTGATTTCCCATCCTTGATTGCTGTATCAACCATTACTACATCTACCCCGGCTTCTGCGGCAATTGAAGGAAGCAATAATGGAGAAATTGAGTTGATACGCTTGTAATCCGAGTACCCCGAGGCAACGACTTTTTTTGTCGAGTCATAATCCTTTACAGCCCGTGTTACTTTTGTCAGGAACTCAAAAGCCTGATCTTCAGTCTGGATATCGTAAAGACCAACTTTAATGTAATCTGCTCCTGCAACTGCTGCTCCTAATGCTGCAAGGGAAGCAGTTCCCGGTTTGTAATCAAAATCTCCTATGGTTGCACTTATAGGCTGTCTGCCTTCTATAGCTTCTTTTACTTCCCTTATTATCCATGGGAAATTCGCACCAAGGGAACCTTCTTTGGGGTTTTTGACATCTACAATGTCTGCGCCGCCTCTGGAAGCAATAATTGCCTCCTCTTTATTGATTGGACTTACAAGCAGTTTCATAAAAATCCTCTAATTAAACATCGAATTGAAATCTTCCATTAATATTATTCTTTTTATACAATACGCTTTATTTTACATTTTTTTATAGGATGATGCAGCTATTGAATAAGTATGTTCCGAGTAATTCTTGTGATGGATATATTTAACCGTAGCGTAGTTCTTGCAAAGGGAGGTAACAGGGAAAACTACCGTCCGATTTCAGATTCAAGTAAAGTATGCAGCAGCTCGGACCCTGTCGATATAGTTGAACTCCTGCATCCCAGGGAAGTTTACATTGCCGACCTTAACGTACTCCAGGGCAAAGGGTCTCTCGAGACAAACGTCGGAGTAATCCGGGAAGTAAGTTTAAGAGCAGACACAATGCTTGATTTCGGGATCTCGTCTCTACAGGATGTAGATAAAGCTCTTTCCATTGCAGGGACTGCTGTAATAGGTACAGAGACAGGTATGCTTTCGACAATAAGGGACGCAGCCTCTGGAAACCCCGGAAAGATCAGTGTCAGTATTGATATTAAGCATGGCAAAGTCCTGAAAAAGGATCCAGAGCTTCCCGAGTCACCTTTTGAGATCGTAAAACTGTTAAATAGCTTCCCCTTAAAAGATCTTATCTTCCTTGATCTTGACAGAGTTGGAACTGCCTCAGGGTTTGATCCTGATTTCCTCCGGAAACTCGTTAAATGCTCCAGCCATAGTGTACTTCTTGCAGGAGGAGTCAAGGATATGGAGGATCTTTTTACTCTTGAAGAACTTGAGGTAAAAGGAGCCCTGATTGCGACCGCCATTCATTCAGGATCGGTTCCACAAACTGTATTGAGTTCAGGACTTAGACCAAATAATAAAAAATAACCCTTATATCGGAAATGCTTTTTACTTCAGCCCTTATATGTCTTGTATAAATCGGGTGTTTTTGGTCTTTGTATTCGAGCAGCAGACCTCACTTAAAACCAAGAGATTATGAGGTTACGAGATATGGTAAAGAAGAATATATCTGAAGAGAATAGTGAAGAAAAAATTGAAGAAAAAAGCGGAGTGGGATATATGGAAATCAAAATGGGGGGAGGCTGGTATATGACGATCTCCCTTGCACACAGCGACCGCTTTGAGAAGGAATATGTCGAACTAGCAAAGGAAAGGGGAGGCATGAAAAAATCCAGGTTTAACCTTAACCCTGCCCATGTAAGAATGCTAGGGGAAGCTCTGATCAAATTTGCTGACGATAATGGACTCTAACAGGATATTTCGGGTTCAATCTTCCAATTCAATCTATCTGGTCAGTTCCTGCTTAGGAACTCCAGAATTTTTTCGGTTACTTCCTTTTCTATGTATTCAGGGGAACGGGAAGCATCGATTATAATGAAACGTTCAGGCTCTTCTCTTGCAAGCCTGAGGAAAATCTCCCTGACTTTCCGTAGAAATTCAATTTTTTCGAACTTGCTTTGCTCTCCTCGTTTTCCACATCGCTGAATTGAGACTTCAGGCCTGATATCAAAAAGAAAAGTTAAATCCGGAACGATAGTCCAGTCCCGATGAAGATTCTTTACCCATTCAAGAGGGTTTTCCAGGTGAGTTTTCAGGGTTATGCCCTGATAAGCGTATCGACTATCAGAATAGCGGTCAGAAATTACAATTTTTCCCTTCTCAAGTGCAGGCTTTACAATCTTAGCCAGATGTTCGGCATGGTCAGCTGTAAAAAGGAAGAGCTCGGCAAGCTGGTCAGTATCTGACTGAATGGCTTTTTCCACAGCATCTCCAGTCAGAGTGCCTTTCGTAGGCTCTCTGGTAAACACAGGTTCAAAAGCCTTAATAGCAGGGTTTTCCTGAAGCTTTCCCGCAACCGTACTTTTGCCCGAGCCGTCAATGCCCTCAAGTGTGATCAGTTTCCCTCTCATAAGTACCGTCTTTTTTTTTAAGAGATTTTTAATGAAATGCGTTATCTATATTTATAATCTACAGGCTTCCCGGTTTATGGTAAGATTTTAACTCAATGTATAGGTATCGAGTCACAGTATAATTCAGATAAAAATAAGCATCTATTTATACAATATTAAAATAAACTTAGAGTAATGACTGTAATAGGAGTTATCACACGGGGCAAATACGGGCACCGTCTGATTGAAACTATCAAAGAGCATAGTGATTTCTCGATTGTGACTGCAGACCTTCCTGAGTTCGTGCCTGTATTTATCGAAGAGCCTGATGAATTTCTCGACGCCCTTAATTTTAACAGGCAAGTTTTCTCTGCCGAGATCATAATTACTTACTCACTGCATCCGGATCTGACATCAGCAATTGCAAAGCTTGCAGCAGAAGCTGGTGTACGTTCTCTTATAGTTCCAGGTGGACCGTCCAGAGCTTCAGTTCCCGAACTCAAAAAGATCTCTGAAGCTTCAGGCATGGATATAGAAGTAGATGAAATCTGCTGCAGTCTTGAGCCCAATGCTTTCAATAAGCCGTTTACGGATCTCTTTGGGTCTCCTATTCTGGAGGTAAAGACAAAAAATGGAAAGATTGCCGACGTCAAGGTAATAAGGGGGGCTCCATGCGGGAGTACCTGGCATATGGCGAAAGAAATAGTTGGAATGGATATAA
The Methanosarcina thermophila TM-1 genome window above contains:
- a CDS encoding HisA/HisF-related TIM barrel protein translates to MFRVILVMDIFNRSVVLAKGGNRENYRPISDSSKVCSSSDPVDIVELLHPREVYIADLNVLQGKGSLETNVGVIREVSLRADTMLDFGISSLQDVDKALSIAGTAVIGTETGMLSTIRDAASGNPGKISVSIDIKHGKVLKKDPELPESPFEIVKLLNSFPLKDLIFLDLDRVGTASGFDPDFLRKLVKCSSHSVLLAGGVKDMEDLFTLEELEVKGALIATAIHSGSVPQTVLSSGLRPNNKK
- a CDS encoding DUF166 domain-containing protein codes for the protein MTVIGVITRGKYGHRLIETIKEHSDFSIVTADLPEFVPVFIEEPDEFLDALNFNRQVFSAEIIITYSLHPDLTSAIAKLAAEAGVRSLIVPGGPSRASVPELKKISEASGMDIEVDEICCSLEPNAFNKPFTDLFGSPILEVKTKNGKIADVKVIRGAPCGSTWHMAKEIVGMDIKDAPPRAGLYIQHYPCRATRGDLGGIHESGELHKQAFIRALENEE
- a CDS encoding metal-dependent hydrolase, whose amino-acid sequence is MLIFGHIGITLGIFYLLNRLSSKNNFMAYFPWIAFGALLPDFIDKPLGRIILFDIIGSGRIFAHTLLFGFLLVLAGYYLYNRGKPELLVISGASFCHLLEDEMWNYPGAFFWPLFGWEFPKDTISGSFIEYLMIVFSRAYDPRYREVFISEIIGLLIIVFLTASIFKRK
- a CDS encoding (5-formylfuran-3-yl)methyl phosphate synthase; translation: MKLLVSPINKEEAIIASRGGADIVDVKNPKEGSLGANFPWIIREVKEAIEGRQPISATIGDFDYKPGTASLAALGAAVAGADYIKVGLYDIQTEDQAFEFLTKVTRAVKDYDSTKKVVASGYSDYKRINSISPLLLPSIAAEAGVDVVMVDTAIKDGKSTFEFMDEKELKKFTDLAHEHGLENAIAGSLKFEDLPILERIGPDIIGVRGMVCGGDRRTAIRQELVEKLVAEVQA
- the tmk gene encoding dTMP kinase yields the protein MRGKLITLEGIDGSGKSTVAGKLQENPAIKAFEPVFTREPTKGTLTGDAVEKAIQSDTDQLAELFLFTADHAEHLAKIVKPALEKGKIVISDRYSDSRYAYQGITLKTHLENPLEWVKNLHRDWTIVPDLTFLFDIRPEVSIQRCGKRGEQSKFEKIEFLRKVREIFLRLAREEPERFIIIDASRSPEYIEKEVTEKILEFLSRN